In Deltaproteobacteria bacterium, a genomic segment contains:
- a CDS encoding FHA domain-containing protein: protein MAKDGDDKGFDEHTRIGGAPPKLPGMLPAPPPASSAPPALDEHTRVQSAPPPMAPRPAAPASPPPAAPAAGGDFAERTILLSDLQPQGAAPARLQRMQPPGRSDIVTLDRTHYLMGRLPSCDLRLYSQTASREHAQLTARDGRWYLTPVTGKVVLVNGTQVKEEVPLTHKMRLQLGGDELLFLDESGAPAVQEGPAAGAVPGADRWLVIAIGLLVLAAALWMWADR from the coding sequence ATGGCGAAGGACGGGGACGACAAGGGCTTCGACGAGCACACGCGGATCGGCGGCGCGCCGCCGAAGCTGCCGGGTATGCTGCCGGCGCCGCCGCCCGCCTCGTCGGCGCCGCCGGCGCTCGACGAGCACACGCGCGTGCAGTCGGCCCCGCCCCCGATGGCGCCGCGTCCGGCCGCGCCCGCGAGCCCGCCGCCGGCGGCCCCGGCCGCGGGCGGCGACTTCGCGGAGCGCACGATCCTGCTCTCCGACCTGCAGCCGCAGGGGGCGGCGCCGGCGCGCCTCCAGCGCATGCAGCCGCCGGGGCGCTCCGACATCGTCACGCTCGATCGTACGCACTATCTGATGGGCCGGCTGCCCTCCTGCGACCTCCGACTCTACTCGCAGACGGCGTCACGCGAGCACGCGCAGCTGACGGCTCGCGACGGTCGCTGGTACCTCACGCCGGTCACCGGAAAGGTCGTGCTGGTGAACGGCACACAGGTGAAGGAGGAAGTCCCCTTGACGCACAAAATGCGACTTCAGCTCGGAGGCGACGAGCTGCTCTTCCTCGACGAGAGCGGTGCTCCGGCGGTGCAGGAAGGACCGGCGGCGGGCGCGGTGCCCGGCGCCGATCGCTGGCTCGTGATCGCGATCGGGTTGCTGGTGCTGGCGGCGGCGCTGTGGATGTGGGCGGACCGGTGA